The following are encoded in a window of Thiohalobacter sp. IOR34 genomic DNA:
- a CDS encoding cytochrome-c peroxidase: MKVLTAITLSLGVALGSSVAQAANWEALPETAPAPADNPTTAEKVALGQKLYFDPRLSSTGTVSCNSCHNVMLGGDDNRPVSMGVHGRTGGRSAPTVWNSAFNGSQFWDGRAPSLEEQAKGPVLADVEMDMGKHDHVVARIKSIPGYQAEFEKAFGPGEIDIDKFAKAVAAYERTLITPNSPYDRYVKGDRKALTRQQVRGMDLFAGIGCAGCHSGPAFNGATPNSGTGSFMKFPTFADSAYVKKYDLLADEGRAKVTGKAADKHLFKVPTLRNVALTAPYFHNGSVKTLDEAVRVMAKVQLNRELSDAEVADLVAFLNALTGEFPKQEMPRLPATAGFSVID, encoded by the coding sequence ATGAAGGTACTGACTGCAATCACCCTTTCCCTGGGCGTTGCCCTGGGCAGCAGCGTGGCCCAGGCGGCCAACTGGGAGGCCCTGCCTGAGACGGCGCCGGCACCCGCCGACAACCCCACCACTGCCGAGAAGGTGGCGCTGGGTCAGAAGCTGTATTTCGATCCGCGCCTGTCTTCCACGGGCACGGTATCCTGCAACTCCTGCCACAATGTGATGCTCGGCGGTGACGACAACCGCCCCGTGTCCATGGGCGTGCATGGCCGTACCGGCGGCCGCAGTGCGCCGACGGTATGGAATTCGGCCTTCAATGGCTCCCAGTTCTGGGACGGCCGGGCACCGAGCCTGGAGGAGCAGGCCAAGGGGCCGGTGCTGGCCGACGTGGAGATGGACATGGGCAAGCATGACCATGTCGTGGCGCGCATCAAGTCCATCCCCGGCTATCAGGCCGAGTTCGAGAAGGCCTTCGGCCCGGGCGAGATCGACATCGACAAGTTCGCCAAGGCGGTGGCCGCCTACGAACGCACCCTGATCACGCCCAACAGTCCCTATGACCGCTATGTCAAGGGTGACCGCAAGGCGTTGACCCGGCAACAGGTGCGCGGCATGGATCTGTTCGCCGGTATCGGCTGTGCCGGCTGCCATTCCGGACCGGCCTTCAATGGCGCCACGCCGAACAGCGGCACCGGCAGCTTCATGAAGTTCCCGACCTTCGCCGACAGCGCCTACGTGAAGAAATACGATCTGCTGGCGGACGAGGGACGTGCCAAGGTGACGGGCAAGGCTGCGGACAAACACCTGTTCAAGGTGCCGACGCTGCGCAATGTCGCCCTGACCGCGCCCTATTTCCACAACGGCTCGGTGAAGACCCTGGACGAGGCGGTGCGGGTGATGGCCAAGGTGCAGCTCAATCGTGAGTTGAGCGATGCCGAGGTGGCCGATCTGGTCGCCTTCCTCAACGCCCTGACCGGTGAATTCCCGAAGCAGGAGATGCCGCGTCTGCCGGCCACCGCGGGTTTCAGCGTCATCGACTGA
- the rnt gene encoding ribonuclease T has product MSEPHPESNPESPIARRFRGFLPVVVDVETAGFNPRRDALLEIAAVTLQMDADGYLSRLETHAAHVEPFPGANLDPKALEFTGIDPYHPFRFAKPEREALQHVFQPIRQQVKQTRCSRAILVGHNPSFDLAFVKAAVERTATKRNPFHLFSTFDTATLGGLAYGQTVLARAVQAAGIDWNEASAHSAVYDAEKTADLFCAIVNRWRELSGTPWPG; this is encoded by the coding sequence ATGTCCGAACCCCACCCCGAGTCGAACCCCGAATCCCCGATCGCCCGACGCTTCCGCGGCTTCCTGCCGGTGGTCGTCGATGTCGAGACAGCCGGCTTCAATCCGCGCCGCGACGCCCTGCTGGAGATCGCCGCCGTCACCCTGCAGATGGATGCCGACGGCTACCTGTCGCGCCTGGAGACACATGCCGCCCATGTCGAGCCCTTCCCCGGCGCCAACCTCGACCCCAAGGCACTGGAATTCACCGGCATCGACCCCTATCACCCGTTCCGCTTCGCCAAGCCTGAACGCGAGGCACTGCAGCATGTCTTCCAGCCCATCCGCCAGCAGGTCAAGCAGACCCGCTGCAGCCGGGCCATCCTGGTCGGCCACAACCCGTCCTTCGATCTGGCCTTCGTCAAGGCCGCGGTGGAGCGCACCGCCACCAAGCGCAACCCCTTCCACCTGTTCAGCACCTTCGACACCGCCACCCTCGGCGGGCTGGCCTATGGCCAGACGGTACTGGCCCGTGCCGTGCAGGCAGCCGGCATCGACTGGAACGAGGCCTCGGCCCACTCGGCGGTCTACGACGCGGAAAAGACCGCCGACCTGTTCTGCGCCATCGTCAACCGCTGGCGTGAACTGAGCGGCACCCCTTGGCCGGGTTAG
- the pyrC gene encoding dihydroorotase, translated as MELKLTRPDDWHLHLRDGAVLPDVVPHSARRFGRAIIMPNLRPPVTTTEQALAYRRRILAAVPPGMDFEPLMTLYLTERLSPEEIVRARQSGHIHAVKLYPAGATTNAEAGVTDLARCQATLEAMAEQGLPLLVHGEVTDPAVDIFDREAVFIERVLEPLRARLPQLKIVLEHITTAEGIDFVRSAGPGVAGTLTAHHLLYNRNAMLAGGIHPHYYCLPVLKRERHREALLAAATSGNPAFFLGTDSAPHPRHAKESACGCAGMYSAPAALELYATAFEQAGALDRLEDFASRFGADFYGLPRNTGSITLVKTDWTLPDSYPLGTDQVVPLGAGETLGWRLMD; from the coding sequence ATGGAACTCAAGCTCACCCGTCCCGACGACTGGCACCTGCACCTGCGTGACGGTGCGGTGCTGCCCGACGTCGTGCCGCACAGCGCCCGCCGCTTCGGCCGGGCCATCATCATGCCCAACCTGCGTCCCCCGGTCACCACCACCGAGCAGGCGCTGGCCTACCGCCGGCGCATCCTTGCCGCGGTGCCGCCCGGCATGGACTTCGAGCCACTGATGACCCTCTACCTCACCGAGCGGCTGTCGCCGGAAGAGATCGTGCGCGCCAGGCAAAGTGGCCACATCCATGCCGTGAAGCTCTATCCGGCCGGTGCCACGACCAATGCCGAGGCCGGGGTCACCGACCTCGCACGCTGCCAGGCGACCCTGGAGGCGATGGCGGAACAGGGCCTGCCGCTGCTGGTGCACGGCGAGGTCACCGACCCGGCCGTCGACATCTTCGACCGCGAGGCGGTGTTCATCGAGCGGGTGCTGGAGCCGCTGCGCGCCCGCTTGCCGCAGCTGAAGATCGTGCTGGAACACATCACCACCGCCGAGGGCATCGACTTCGTGCGCAGCGCCGGCCCCGGGGTGGCCGGCACCCTCACCGCCCATCACCTGCTCTACAACCGCAACGCCATGCTGGCCGGTGGCATCCACCCGCACTACTACTGCCTGCCGGTGCTGAAGCGCGAGCGCCACCGCGAGGCGCTGCTCGCCGCCGCCACCAGCGGCAACCCCGCCTTCTTCCTCGGCACCGACAGCGCCCCCCATCCGCGACATGCCAAGGAATCCGCCTGCGGCTGTGCCGGCATGTACAGCGCCCCCGCGGCCCTCGAACTCTATGCCACGGCCTTCGAACAGGCCGGCGCCCTGGACCGGCTGGAAGACTTCGCCAGTCGCTTCGGCGCGGATTTCTACGGTCTACCGCGCAATACCGGCAGCATCACCCTGGTGAAGACGGACTGGACGCTGCCGGACAGCTATCCGCTCGGCACGGACCAGGTGGTGCCGCTGGGTGCCGGCGAGACCCTCGGCTGGCGGCTGATGGACTGA
- a CDS encoding EAL domain-containing protein has product MPPETSVHKPGRWLRLDRRRIINASSMVLALLVLLLALSSGWTAYQRYREAGRIHSASTLADRTITLSAVAALERGITSAMLGAGNGGNPRLRAMLIEVRGRGDRLWSDFHSLAQAFPGSPAFRQALVDVLAAHQAVIEGRRQADRALAGQMGLIDESRWIELVSRFNQSLEQVRHTLFYEGQWPQRLTVLNLSLRHWVWLVSEYAGRERGILAYYISSGAPLPEERRADLRTDRALVEHHVREILVEAVRPGMDPRIRSAALEMQRRFMGAFNPLRERIYAHAARGDYPLSGEAWIQAATTAIDSVLDLARTVTEVSTETAQGIRRDSARQLGYRALIVALALFLLLLSLTKVRETTNALFHEKELAEVTLHSIGDAVITTDAEARVEYLNPVAEEFTGWSSSEAAGRPLSEVVRLASAFSHEPHENPVERCLREKRVVGLAENTLLIRRDGKEFAIEDSAAPIHDLEGNIVGAVMVFYDVSENHGHAPLLAHYAAHDALTGLANRREFERRLIKLLDRAKRLQEQHALCYIDLDQFKVVNDTCGHVVGDKLLRQLTYVLEQHVRDTDTLARLGGDEFGLLLENCPLPQAREIAENIRNMVKEFRFVWDGKAFDVGCSIGLVPITAESISPAELLSEADAACYAAKEKGRNRVQVFEPGDIELARRSGEMQWVSRLRAALREDRLLLYVQDIRPLNGNRPLHREILLRLRDEEGQIVPPMCFIPAAERYNLMPELDQWVIEHTLDWIWRRDPGQEGVVYNINLSGTSVSDSPRLLEFIERQLERRPVAPQRICFEITETAAVQNLAQLAELIEVLKGRGFRFALDDFGSGLSSFMYLKTLPVDFLKIDGSFVRDMLRDPIDLAMVQSINTIGHVMQIETIAEFVEDAETHAELRRLGVDFGQGFGIDRPRPLA; this is encoded by the coding sequence ATGCCACCCGAGACCTCGGTGCACAAGCCCGGCCGCTGGCTCCGCCTCGACCGGCGGCGGATCATCAACGCCAGCAGTATGGTGCTTGCCCTGCTGGTCCTGCTGCTGGCACTCTCCAGCGGCTGGACGGCCTACCAGCGGTACCGGGAGGCGGGACGTATCCATTCGGCCAGCACCCTGGCCGACCGCACCATCACCCTGAGCGCCGTGGCTGCCCTGGAGCGCGGCATCACCTCGGCCATGCTGGGGGCCGGAAACGGGGGCAATCCACGGTTGCGGGCCATGCTGATCGAGGTGCGGGGTCGTGGTGACCGTCTGTGGTCGGATTTCCATTCGCTGGCCCAGGCCTTTCCGGGCAGTCCGGCCTTCCGCCAGGCGCTGGTCGACGTGTTGGCCGCGCACCAGGCGGTGATCGAGGGACGGCGCCAGGCCGATCGCGCCCTTGCCGGTCAGATGGGGCTGATCGACGAATCCCGCTGGATAGAGCTGGTCAGCCGTTTCAATCAGAGCCTGGAGCAGGTCAGGCATACGCTGTTCTACGAGGGACAGTGGCCGCAACGGCTGACCGTGCTCAATCTGTCGCTGCGACACTGGGTCTGGCTGGTGAGCGAATATGCCGGCCGGGAGCGGGGCATTCTCGCCTACTACATCAGCAGTGGCGCCCCGCTTCCCGAGGAGAGACGCGCCGACTTGCGCACCGACCGCGCCCTGGTCGAGCACCATGTGCGCGAGATCCTGGTCGAGGCCGTCCGGCCGGGCATGGATCCGCGTATCCGCAGCGCGGCCCTGGAGATGCAGCGTCGTTTCATGGGGGCCTTCAATCCACTGCGCGAGCGGATCTATGCCCACGCGGCGAGGGGTGATTACCCCTTGAGCGGGGAGGCCTGGATCCAGGCCGCGACCACCGCCATCGACAGCGTGCTCGATCTGGCGCGGACGGTCACCGAGGTGTCCACCGAGACGGCCCAGGGCATCCGTCGTGACAGCGCACGCCAGCTCGGCTACCGGGCGCTGATCGTGGCCCTGGCCCTGTTCCTCTTGCTGCTCAGTCTGACCAAGGTGCGCGAGACGACCAATGCCCTGTTCCACGAGAAGGAACTGGCGGAGGTGACGCTGCATTCGATCGGCGATGCCGTGATTACCACCGACGCCGAGGCGCGGGTCGAGTACCTCAATCCGGTGGCCGAGGAGTTCACCGGCTGGAGCAGCAGCGAGGCCGCAGGCCGGCCGCTGTCCGAGGTGGTGCGCCTGGCCTCGGCCTTCAGTCACGAGCCGCACGAGAATCCGGTGGAACGCTGCCTGCGCGAGAAGCGGGTCGTGGGGCTGGCCGAGAATACCCTGCTGATCCGGCGTGACGGCAAGGAATTCGCGATCGAGGATTCGGCGGCGCCGATCCACGATCTGGAAGGCAACATCGTCGGTGCGGTGATGGTCTTCTACGACGTTTCGGAGAACCATGGCCATGCCCCGCTGCTGGCGCATTACGCCGCGCACGATGCGTTGACCGGGCTCGCCAACCGGCGCGAGTTCGAGCGCCGGCTGATCAAGCTGCTGGACAGGGCCAAGCGGCTGCAGGAACAGCATGCCCTGTGCTACATCGATCTCGACCAGTTCAAGGTGGTCAACGACACCTGTGGCCACGTGGTGGGCGACAAGCTGCTGCGCCAGTTGACCTATGTGCTGGAGCAGCATGTGCGGGATACGGATACCCTGGCCCGTCTCGGTGGCGACGAGTTCGGCCTGCTGCTGGAGAACTGTCCGCTGCCGCAGGCGCGGGAGATCGCCGAGAACATCCGTAACATGGTCAAGGAGTTCCGCTTCGTCTGGGACGGCAAGGCCTTCGACGTGGGCTGCAGCATCGGCCTGGTGCCGATCACGGCGGAGAGCATCAGTCCGGCGGAGCTGCTCAGCGAGGCCGACGCGGCCTGCTATGCCGCCAAGGAGAAGGGCCGCAACCGGGTACAGGTCTTCGAACCGGGCGACATCGAACTGGCGCGGCGCAGTGGCGAGATGCAGTGGGTATCGCGCCTGCGTGCCGCGCTGCGCGAGGACCGTCTGCTGCTCTACGTGCAGGACATCCGGCCGCTGAACGGCAACCGGCCGCTGCATCGGGAGATCCTGCTGCGGCTGCGCGACGAGGAAGGGCAGATCGTGCCGCCGATGTGCTTCATCCCGGCGGCGGAGCGTTACAACCTGATGCCGGAACTCGACCAGTGGGTGATCGAGCACACCCTGGACTGGATCTGGCGCCGCGACCCCGGGCAGGAGGGAGTGGTCTACAACATCAACCTGTCCGGTACCTCGGTCAGCGATTCGCCACGGCTGCTGGAGTTCATCGAGCGGCAGCTGGAGCGTCGGCCGGTGGCGCCGCAGCGTATCTGCTTCGAGATCACCGAGACCGCGGCGGTACAGAACCTGGCCCAGCTTGCCGAACTGATCGAGGTGCTCAAGGGGCGCGGTTTCCGTTTCGCGCTGGATGACTTCGGCAGTGGCCTGTCCTCCTTCATGTACCTGAAGACCCTGCCGGTGGACTTCCTGAAGATCGATGGCAGCTTCGTCCGCGACATGCTGCGAGACCCGATCGATCTGGCCATGGTGCAGTCGATCAACACCATCGGTCACGTGATGCAGATCGAGACCATCGCCGAATTTGTCGAGGATGCCGAGACCCATGCCGAACTGCGCCGGCTGGGGGTCGATTTCGGCCAGGGCTTCGGCATCGACCGGCCCCGCCCGCTCGCCTGA
- the pdhA gene encoding pyruvate dehydrogenase (acetyl-transferring) E1 component subunit alpha, giving the protein MNAADKKRVLREMLFARRFEERCYEAYVERKIGGFLHLYPGEEACAIGVLEAARPGQDYVITGYRDHVHALKCGADPKAVMAELFGKETGCSKGRGGSMHIFDVEHHFMGGYALVGGPFPLAAGMAKAIKMKGGDEIAICFLGDAANNQGTFHESLNMAKVWNLPVLYICENNLYGIGTRIDRSTAVIDQYKRVAGYDIPAAQVDGQDVEVVHAAAQKAVEHVRSGKGPYFLELMTYRYRGHSMSDSNAYRTKEEERQWSKRDPIIMLRDRLIEAGELSLDEFKAMDTEILDEIEDEIIAFAEASPEPRVEELEKYVLAENDPWVHGGAG; this is encoded by the coding sequence ATGAACGCCGCGGACAAGAAACGGGTCTTGCGTGAAATGCTCTTTGCGCGCCGCTTTGAAGAACGCTGCTATGAGGCTTACGTTGAACGTAAGATTGGCGGATTTCTTCATCTGTATCCGGGGGAGGAGGCCTGCGCCATCGGCGTTCTCGAGGCTGCCCGGCCGGGACAGGACTATGTGATCACCGGTTACCGCGATCATGTCCATGCCCTCAAGTGTGGCGCCGATCCCAAGGCCGTGATGGCCGAGCTGTTTGGCAAGGAGACCGGCTGCAGCAAGGGGCGTGGTGGTTCCATGCACATCTTCGACGTGGAACACCATTTCATGGGCGGCTATGCACTGGTCGGTGGTCCTTTTCCGCTGGCCGCCGGCATGGCCAAGGCCATCAAGATGAAGGGCGGTGACGAGATCGCCATCTGCTTCCTTGGTGATGCCGCCAACAACCAGGGTACCTTCCACGAGTCGCTGAACATGGCCAAGGTGTGGAATCTGCCGGTGCTCTACATCTGCGAGAACAACCTGTACGGTATCGGTACCCGGATCGACCGCTCCACGGCGGTGATCGATCAGTACAAGCGGGTCGCCGGCTATGACATCCCGGCCGCCCAGGTCGATGGTCAGGACGTGGAGGTGGTCCATGCCGCCGCACAGAAGGCCGTCGAGCACGTGCGTTCCGGCAAGGGCCCCTACTTCCTGGAACTCATGACCTACCGTTACCGTGGCCATTCGATGTCCGATTCCAATGCCTACCGCACCAAGGAAGAGGAACGCCAGTGGTCCAAGCGCGATCCGATCATCATGCTGCGTGACCGTCTCATCGAGGCCGGCGAACTGAGCCTCGACGAGTTCAAGGCGATGGACACCGAGATCCTCGACGAGATCGAGGACGAGATCATCGCCTTTGCCGAAGCCTCGCCCGAACCCAGGGTCGAGGAGCTGGAGAAATACGTGCTGGCGGAGAATGATCCCTGGGTGCATGGAGGTGCGGGCTGA
- a CDS encoding alpha-ketoacid dehydrogenase subunit beta, whose product MTEMMYWEAIRRAHDEEMARDPLVIAMGEDIGVAGGTYKATQGLYDKYGPERVIDTPISENGYTGLGIGASFLGVRPIIEIMSVNFAWLAMDQIFNTAAKVRYMSGGQLEAPIVVRSPGGTAHQLGAQHSARMEKVFMGIAGLRVVTPSSPRQAYGLLKSAVRCNDPVFINEHELMYNMKGEVPDEEYFHPLEGSEVARQGRDVTLFGYNISVHWCLAAAETLSRQFGIEAEVVDLYALAPLDREGIRRSVAATHRAVIVEEAEAPVGVGAEVMAILNEDCFYELDAPPVRVSARNVPIPYNHTLEKAAIPNPGDVVAAVRKMFGV is encoded by the coding sequence ATGACCGAGATGATGTACTGGGAGGCGATCCGCCGTGCCCACGACGAGGAAATGGCCCGTGATCCGCTGGTCATCGCCATGGGCGAGGACATCGGCGTCGCCGGCGGCACCTACAAGGCCACCCAGGGCCTGTACGACAAGTACGGTCCGGAACGGGTGATCGACACCCCGATCTCCGAGAACGGCTACACCGGCCTCGGCATCGGCGCCTCCTTCCTCGGGGTGCGGCCGATCATCGAGATCATGTCGGTCAACTTCGCCTGGCTGGCGATGGACCAGATCTTCAACACCGCGGCCAAGGTGCGCTACATGTCCGGTGGCCAGCTGGAAGCGCCCATCGTGGTGCGTTCGCCTGGCGGCACCGCCCATCAGCTCGGCGCCCAGCACTCGGCGCGCATGGAGAAGGTGTTCATGGGTATCGCCGGCCTGCGGGTGGTGACGCCGTCCAGCCCGCGCCAGGCCTATGGCTTGCTGAAGAGCGCGGTGCGCTGCAACGACCCGGTGTTCATCAACGAACACGAACTCATGTACAACATGAAGGGCGAGGTGCCGGACGAGGAATACTTCCACCCGCTGGAGGGTTCCGAGGTGGCGCGCCAGGGACGCGACGTGACCCTGTTCGGCTACAATATCTCGGTGCACTGGTGTCTGGCGGCGGCCGAGACCCTGTCCAGGCAGTTCGGCATCGAGGCCGAGGTGGTCGATCTGTATGCCCTGGCGCCGCTCGACCGGGAGGGTATCCGCCGCTCGGTCGCCGCCACCCACCGCGCGGTCATCGTCGAGGAGGCCGAGGCGCCGGTCGGCGTGGGTGCCGAGGTGATGGCCATCCTCAACGAGGACTGCTTCTACGAGCTGGATGCGCCGCCGGTGCGTGTCTCCGCCAGGAACGTGCCCATCCCCTACAATCACACGCTGGAGAAGGCCGCCATTCCCAATCCCGGTGACGTCGTCGCCGCGGTGCGGAAGATGTTTGGCGTGTAA
- a CDS encoding FAD-dependent oxidoreductase, whose translation MAEPYVIKMPQLSDTMTEGVIVSWEKNIGDKVERGDIVATVETDKAIMDVEVFREGYLSGPLAPVDSTVPVGEPIAYLVATPEEVSEGEAAPGAAAAPEAAAPAAAEPAPEPAAEAATEPEAGVDQAPPGSIHTIKMPQLSDTMTEGVVVSWEKQPGDRIERGTVVAQVETDKAIMDVEVFKEGYLSGPLAPVDSTVPVGAPLAYLVAEPDQVVSGEATPAAAAAPQAEARPAEAAPRPPAPVPAAAAAAPAVAGGAGPAPRPAGDRAATPYARKLAGQRGIDLNTVVGTGPDGVIVAADVERVQPQAAASAAFPQVEVPGEGRPMSKLEKAISDAMTASLSMPTFHVTAHIRLGGLIKAAKAKGVSVTVAIAKACALAMAKYPKMNWCYQPVDKLVERGQVDIGMAVSAEGGGLVVPVLKGCESRELEALNEEWKDLVERARKRRLSPSEYQGSTFQISNMGMFGVSHFDAIATPGIAAILAIAANTEQGSPFTITADHRVVNGAEVAQYLGELKALIEQPESWMGPTGPAIPEGDWDYDVVVVGGGPGGEDCARDLASHGLKVALVNDAPFPGGECLWRGCIPSKAWRAAADRIRDRLTDAHLGISTGKPKLDWAALEATRRKVLETRGDMALKTDKGVKIHYIQGFGRFVDEHSLLIDTSGNSDDPHRRAVPGETPAGETVRFGCAVVATGAPPFVPPIPGAREGLAEGGGVLTSDTVWNLPEQPKKLVVIGGGAIGLEMAQIFQDFGTQVTLLEAQERILAEVEPEIARQLTAVLNDDPRLTVHTSASVEKISGKAGAVTVKYKDAEGKARQIKVDYVIMATGKRPVLDGLGLDKAGVAVDKGVIKADARCRTSVPHIFAIGDVIGGLMLAHTAAQQGRVAAATILGEDLRYDQDKDCGVIFTRPEAAFVGLSLEQAKAKGIDAVEAKVPISIDAKAMINDEQHGMIKLVADKASGRVVGVHLLADHADTLIGEAVMMVSGDMTLEQVGNAIHPHPTQTELFGELARRLASRLRRSAKMKK comes from the coding sequence ATGGCTGAGCCTTATGTAATCAAGATGCCCCAGCTCTCGGACACCATGACCGAGGGCGTGATCGTGAGCTGGGAAAAGAATATCGGCGACAAGGTGGAGCGCGGCGACATCGTCGCCACCGTGGAAACCGACAAGGCGATCATGGACGTGGAGGTGTTCCGCGAGGGGTATCTGTCGGGGCCGCTGGCGCCGGTGGACAGCACCGTGCCGGTCGGCGAACCCATCGCTTACCTGGTCGCCACGCCGGAGGAGGTGAGCGAGGGCGAGGCAGCGCCAGGCGCCGCGGCGGCCCCTGAGGCAGCCGCGCCCGCCGCCGCGGAGCCGGCCCCCGAGCCAGCAGCGGAGGCCGCGACCGAGCCGGAGGCTGGCGTCGACCAGGCTCCGCCGGGCAGCATCCATACCATCAAGATGCCCCAGCTCTCGGACACCATGACCGAGGGCGTGGTGGTGAGCTGGGAGAAGCAGCCGGGTGACAGGATCGAGCGCGGCACCGTGGTCGCCCAGGTCGAGACCGACAAGGCGATCATGGACGTCGAGGTATTCAAGGAAGGCTACCTGTCCGGGCCGCTGGCGCCGGTGGACAGCACGGTACCGGTCGGTGCACCGCTGGCCTATCTGGTGGCCGAGCCCGACCAGGTGGTGAGTGGCGAGGCCACCCCGGCCGCTGCTGCTGCGCCGCAGGCCGAGGCCCGTCCGGCCGAGGCTGCGCCTCGGCCCCCTGCCCCGGTTCCTGCTGCCGCAGCCGCTGCGCCCGCCGTTGCGGGCGGTGCCGGCCCAGCCCCGCGTCCGGCGGGCGATCGTGCCGCCACGCCCTATGCCCGCAAGCTGGCCGGGCAGCGCGGTATCGACCTGAACACCGTGGTCGGCACCGGCCCGGACGGGGTGATCGTCGCCGCCGACGTGGAGCGCGTGCAACCGCAGGCGGCGGCTTCGGCGGCCTTCCCGCAGGTCGAGGTGCCCGGCGAGGGTCGGCCGATGAGCAAGCTGGAGAAGGCGATCAGCGACGCCATGACCGCCTCGCTCTCCATGCCGACCTTCCATGTCACCGCCCACATCCGCCTGGGTGGCCTGATCAAGGCCGCCAAGGCCAAGGGCGTCTCGGTGACGGTCGCCATCGCCAAGGCCTGCGCCCTGGCGATGGCCAAATATCCGAAGATGAACTGGTGCTATCAGCCGGTCGACAAGCTGGTCGAGCGCGGCCAGGTGGATATCGGCATGGCCGTGTCCGCCGAGGGCGGCGGCCTGGTGGTTCCGGTGCTGAAGGGCTGCGAGAGCCGCGAGCTGGAGGCGCTGAACGAGGAATGGAAGGATCTGGTCGAGCGCGCCCGCAAGCGCCGCCTTAGCCCCTCGGAATACCAGGGCTCGACCTTCCAGATCTCCAACATGGGCATGTTCGGGGTCAGTCACTTCGACGCCATTGCCACGCCCGGTATCGCCGCCATCCTGGCCATCGCCGCCAATACCGAGCAGGGCAGCCCCTTCACCATCACCGCCGATCACCGGGTGGTCAACGGTGCCGAGGTGGCCCAGTACCTCGGTGAGCTGAAGGCCTTGATCGAGCAGCCGGAGAGCTGGATGGGACCGACCGGCCCGGCCATTCCCGAGGGCGACTGGGACTACGACGTGGTGGTGGTCGGCGGTGGCCCCGGCGGTGAGGACTGTGCGCGCGACCTGGCCAGTCACGGCCTCAAGGTGGCGCTGGTCAACGACGCGCCCTTCCCCGGCGGCGAATGCCTGTGGCGCGGTTGTATCCCGTCCAAGGCCTGGCGCGCGGCCGCCGACCGGATCCGCGACCGGCTCACCGATGCCCATCTCGGTATCAGTACCGGCAAGCCGAAGCTGGACTGGGCGGCCCTGGAGGCGACCCGTCGCAAGGTGCTGGAGACGCGCGGCGACATGGCGCTGAAGACCGACAAGGGTGTGAAGATCCACTACATCCAGGGCTTCGGCCGCTTTGTCGACGAGCACAGCCTGCTGATCGACACCTCCGGCAACAGCGACGACCCGCACCGCCGCGCCGTGCCCGGCGAGACGCCTGCGGGTGAGACGGTGCGCTTCGGCTGCGCCGTCGTCGCCACCGGCGCGCCGCCCTTCGTGCCGCCCATCCCGGGGGCACGCGAGGGCCTGGCCGAGGGCGGCGGCGTGCTGACATCCGATACCGTCTGGAACCTGCCGGAGCAGCCGAAGAAGCTGGTGGTCATCGGTGGTGGCGCCATCGGTCTGGAGATGGCGCAGATCTTCCAGGATTTCGGTACCCAGGTCACGCTGCTGGAGGCGCAGGAGCGCATCCTTGCCGAGGTCGAGCCGGAGATCGCCAGACAGCTCACGGCGGTGCTCAACGACGATCCGCGCCTGACCGTGCACACCTCGGCCAGCGTCGAGAAGATCAGTGGCAAGGCCGGCGCGGTGACCGTGAAGTACAAGGATGCCGAGGGCAAGGCTCGCCAGATCAAGGTGGACTACGTGATCATGGCCACCGGCAAGCGCCCGGTGCTGGACGGCCTGGGCCTGGACAAGGCCGGCGTGGCGGTGGACAAGGGTGTCATCAAGGCCGATGCGCGCTGCCGTACCAGCGTGCCGCACATCTTCGCCATCGGCGACGTCATCGGCGGCCTGATGCTGGCCCACACCGCGGCCCAGCAGGGCCGGGTGGCAGCCGCCACCATCCTTGGCGAGGACCTGCGCTACGACCAGGACAAGGACTGCGGCGTCATCTTCACCCGCCCCGAGGCGGCCTTCGTCGGCCTGTCCCTGGAGCAGGCCAAGGCGAAGGGCATCGACGCGGTGGAGGCCAAGGTGCCGATCAGCATCGACGCCAAGGCCATGATCAACGACGAGCAGCACGGCATGATCAAGCTGGTGGCGGACAAGGCCAGCGGCCGCGTCGTCGGCGTGCACCTGTTGGCCGATCACGCCGACACCCTGATCGGTGAGGCGGTGATGATGGTGTCGGGCGACATGACCCTGGAACAGGTCGGCAACGCCATCCACCCGCACCCGACCCAGACCGAGCTGTTCGGCGAACTGGCCCGCCGCCTCGCCTCCCGGCTGCGCCGTTCGGCGAAGATGAAAAAATGA